From a single Equus asinus isolate D_3611 breed Donkey chromosome 2, EquAss-T2T_v2, whole genome shotgun sequence genomic region:
- the LOC106848556 gene encoding mast cell protease 8-like isoform X1: MLLLLFFLANLLPSRPEGGKIIWGREARPHSRPYMASVLSYKGKEVCIRCGGFLVQDNFVLTAAHCNERKISVILGAHNIRQVEKSQQVIPVLKAFPHKGYNDYSKVNNIMLLKLQNKAQLNWAVKTIALPHSRDWVKPGMVCSVAGWGQLANGEKANTLQEVDLEVQNEQKCKDLFKNYHNSIQLCVGNPKYKKATSSGDSRGPFVCNNVAQGIVSYAHPSGEPPRVFTWISSFLPWIKSTILHAAATRLRSPRIDPYNFSGAEARTAWEEPGGGEAARDLINFHL, from the exons atgctgctgcttctgttCTTCTTGGCCAATCTCCTACCCTCCAGGCCTGAAGGAG GGAAGATCATatggggcagagaggccagacCACACTCCCGGCCCTACATGGCATCTGTACTTTCCTACAAAGGCAAAGAAGTCTGCATCAGATGTGGTGGGTTCCTGGTGCAAGACAACTTTGTGCTGACAGCAGCTCACTGCAATGAAAG aaaaataagtgtCATCCTCGGGGCTCACAATATCAGACAAGTGGAAAAGAGCCAGCAGGTCATTCCTGTGCTCAAAGCCTTCCCTCACAAGGGTTATAATGATTATTCAAAGGTCAACAACATCATGCTACTGAAG CTGCAAAACAAGGCTCAACTCAACTGGGCTGTGAAGACCATCGCCCTGCCGCACAGCCGGGACTGGGTAAAGCCGGGGATGGTGTGCAGTGTGGCAGGCTGGGGACAACTGGCAAATGGTGAAAAGGCAAACACACTCCAGGAGGTGGATCTAGAAGTGCAGAATGAGCAGAAGTGCAAGGACCTCTTCAAAAACTACCACAACTCCATTCAGCTGTGTGTGGGGAACCCTAAGTACAAGAAGGCCACCTCAAGC GGGGACTCCAGGGGCCCCTTCGTTTGTAATAATGTGGCCCAGGGCATTGTCTCCTATGCACACCCCAGTGGGGAGCCCCCACGTGTCTTCACCTGGATCTCAAGCTTTCTGCCCTGGATAAAAAGCACAATACTTCATGCAGCAGCGACCAGACTCAGGTCACCCAGGATTGATCCATACAACTTCTCTGGGGCAGAGGCCAGAACTGCCTGGGAAGAGCCAGgtggaggggaggctgccagggacTTAATAAACTTCCATCTCTAG
- the LOC106848556 gene encoding mast cell protease 8-like isoform X2 → MASVLSYKGKEVCIRCGGFLVQDNFVLTAAHCNERKISVILGAHNIRQVEKSQQVIPVLKAFPHKGYNDYSKVNNIMLLKLQNKAQLNWAVKTIALPHSRDWVKPGMVCSVAGWGQLANGEKANTLQEVDLEVQNEQKCKDLFKNYHNSIQLCVGNPKYKKATSSGDSRGPFVCNNVAQGIVSYAHPSGEPPRVFTWISSFLPWIKSTILHAAATRLRSPRIDPYNFSGAEARTAWEEPGGGEAARDLINFHL, encoded by the exons ATGGCATCTGTACTTTCCTACAAAGGCAAAGAAGTCTGCATCAGATGTGGTGGGTTCCTGGTGCAAGACAACTTTGTGCTGACAGCAGCTCACTGCAATGAAAG aaaaataagtgtCATCCTCGGGGCTCACAATATCAGACAAGTGGAAAAGAGCCAGCAGGTCATTCCTGTGCTCAAAGCCTTCCCTCACAAGGGTTATAATGATTATTCAAAGGTCAACAACATCATGCTACTGAAG CTGCAAAACAAGGCTCAACTCAACTGGGCTGTGAAGACCATCGCCCTGCCGCACAGCCGGGACTGGGTAAAGCCGGGGATGGTGTGCAGTGTGGCAGGCTGGGGACAACTGGCAAATGGTGAAAAGGCAAACACACTCCAGGAGGTGGATCTAGAAGTGCAGAATGAGCAGAAGTGCAAGGACCTCTTCAAAAACTACCACAACTCCATTCAGCTGTGTGTGGGGAACCCTAAGTACAAGAAGGCCACCTCAAGC GGGGACTCCAGGGGCCCCTTCGTTTGTAATAATGTGGCCCAGGGCATTGTCTCCTATGCACACCCCAGTGGGGAGCCCCCACGTGTCTTCACCTGGATCTCAAGCTTTCTGCCCTGGATAAAAAGCACAATACTTCATGCAGCAGCGACCAGACTCAGGTCACCCAGGATTGATCCATACAACTTCTCTGGGGCAGAGGCCAGAACTGCCTGGGAAGAGCCAGgtggaggggaggctgccagggacTTAATAAACTTCCATCTCTAG